Proteins encoded within one genomic window of Lysinibacillus louembei:
- the ahlS gene encoding AhlS family quorum-quenching N-acyl homoserine lactonase: MCNNKKLYVLDTGTMKMDKNYMIAMHNPATIDNPNPPAEFVEFPIYAVLIDHPEGKILFDTGCNPDGMGEDGRWPEGVQKAFPTFASEECYLINRLEQLKVRPADIKYVIASHLHLDHAGCLELFTNAEIIVHDSELSNVMKQFAMTRNMGAYIWGDVMAWIQNELRWRTIKPHEKEVQLVEGIKIINFGPGHAYGMLGLHIELPGHGNVLLASDAVYTAESYGPPVKPPGIIYDSVGYNSTVERIRKFATENNSEVWFGHDSNQFKNFIKSTEGYYE, from the coding sequence ATGTGTAATAACAAAAAGTTATATGTATTAGACACAGGAACGATGAAGATGGACAAAAATTATATGATTGCCATGCATAACCCAGCAACAATTGATAATCCAAATCCGCCAGCAGAGTTTGTAGAATTTCCGATTTATGCTGTATTAATTGACCATCCAGAAGGGAAAATTTTGTTTGATACAGGCTGTAACCCGGATGGGATGGGAGAGGATGGACGCTGGCCTGAAGGGGTGCAAAAAGCCTTCCCAACATTTGCGAGTGAAGAATGTTATTTGATTAATCGTTTAGAACAATTGAAAGTACGACCAGCAGATATTAAATATGTAATCGCCTCACATTTACATTTAGATCATGCAGGTTGTCTAGAGCTATTTACGAATGCTGAAATTATCGTCCATGATTCAGAGCTATCGAATGTCATGAAGCAATTTGCAATGACACGTAATATGGGTGCATATATTTGGGGCGATGTGATGGCATGGATTCAAAACGAGTTGCGCTGGCGCACGATTAAGCCACATGAAAAAGAAGTGCAGCTTGTAGAAGGCATTAAAATTATCAACTTTGGTCCAGGACATGCCTATGGAATGCTAGGCTTGCATATTGAGCTACCAGGACATGGCAATGTTTTATTAGCCTCTGATGCGGTGTATACGGCTGAAAGCTATGGTCCACCGGTCAAGCCTCCAGGCATTATTTATGATTCTGTAGGCTATAATTCGACAGTGGAGCGCATTCGCAAATTTGCGACAGAAAACAATTCAGAAGTATGGTTTGGGCATGACTCCAATCAATTTAAAAACTTTATAAAATCAACAGAGGGCTATTACGAATAG
- a CDS encoding iron-containing alcohol dehydrogenase, with amino-acid sequence MAEKITFAPLSYTGWGSLNYLSEEVQRLRGQNILLVTDPFLHEMGLTQKIIAPLEALNLTINVYTKVVPEPPLAVAEELVAYAREHQSDMVIGLGGGSALDLAKLAGIITVHEGDVKDYLNLTATRKLLHKGLPTILIPTTSGTGSEVTNIAVLSLETTKDVVTHDYLLADVAIVDPELTMSLPPKVTAATGVDALTHAVEAYISRNASPVSDALALQAIQLISGSLRTAVKDGQNKEARIAMSYGSYLAGLAFFNAGVAGVHALAYPLGGQFHIAHGDSNAVLLPYVMGYIRSSCEKRMKDIYNAMGFNSSYLSQEEASHKCVEELQRLVEDVGIPSSLKGFGVGEDALTSLTEDATKQTRILARSPMPLEKEDIFAIYKAAYDAVTFK; translated from the coding sequence ATGGCTGAAAAAATCACATTTGCCCCTTTAAGCTATACAGGCTGGGGCTCTCTAAATTATTTATCAGAAGAAGTACAGCGTTTACGAGGACAAAACATATTGCTTGTGACAGATCCCTTTTTACATGAAATGGGCTTAACACAAAAAATTATAGCCCCATTAGAAGCGCTCAATTTAACGATTAATGTCTATACAAAGGTTGTGCCAGAGCCACCATTAGCGGTAGCAGAGGAGCTTGTAGCCTATGCGCGGGAGCATCAAAGCGATATGGTCATTGGCTTAGGTGGAGGAAGCGCACTTGATTTAGCTAAATTAGCCGGGATTATTACTGTACATGAAGGCGATGTCAAAGATTATTTAAATTTAACTGCAACACGCAAGCTTCTGCATAAAGGGCTACCGACAATATTAATTCCTACAACATCAGGTACCGGCTCTGAAGTGACGAATATTGCTGTTTTATCATTAGAGACGACAAAGGATGTAGTGACACACGACTACTTACTTGCAGATGTAGCCATCGTTGATCCAGAGCTGACGATGTCATTGCCACCAAAAGTGACGGCTGCTACAGGTGTAGATGCTCTCACACATGCTGTCGAGGCATATATTTCACGCAATGCCAGCCCTGTTTCAGATGCATTAGCGCTACAAGCAATCCAACTAATTAGTGGCTCGCTACGAACAGCTGTGAAGGATGGGCAAAATAAAGAGGCGCGCATCGCAATGAGCTATGGCAGTTATTTAGCGGGATTAGCATTTTTCAATGCAGGGGTTGCCGGAGTACATGCACTTGCCTATCCATTAGGTGGACAGTTCCATATTGCGCATGGTGATTCTAATGCTGTGCTGCTGCCTTATGTGATGGGTTATATTCGTTCATCCTGTGAAAAGCGCATGAAGGATATTTATAATGCAATGGGCTTTAATAGCAGCTATTTGTCACAGGAGGAGGCATCACATAAATGTGTGGAGGAATTGCAGCGCCTCGTTGAAGATGTTGGTATTCCTTCTAGCTTGAAAGGTTTTGGGGTTGGAGAAGATGCGCTGACGAGCTTAACAGAGGATGCAACAAAGCAAACGCGCATACTTGCACGCAGTCCGATGCCATTAGAAAAAGAAGATATTTTTGCTATTTATAAGGCAGCATATGATGCTGTGACTTTCAAATAA
- a CDS encoding TetR/AcrR family transcriptional regulator, producing the protein MGERGRPKGASGEESRALLLEVAAREFAQNGYHETKVSAIVKGASLSQPTFYLYFKNKEAIFEELESLFHTRLMAFIKQSRLQPELEFITVKARVTHNLKEILAFLDKNPYLTRIGFYLSAKADAIKAQIVEQIRDNLDYEVRAGYFRKDIDTSMVAESLVGIIERLTFTKILTKQKRPEEIANDIADLLLEGIRNREG; encoded by the coding sequence ATGGGAGAAAGAGGAAGACCTAAAGGAGCGAGCGGTGAAGAAAGCCGTGCGCTATTACTGGAAGTAGCTGCAAGGGAGTTTGCACAAAATGGCTATCATGAAACAAAGGTAAGTGCCATAGTGAAAGGGGCCTCATTAAGCCAGCCTACATTTTATTTATACTTTAAAAATAAGGAAGCAATTTTTGAGGAGTTAGAAAGCTTATTCCATACGCGATTAATGGCATTTATAAAGCAAAGTCGTTTGCAACCCGAATTGGAATTTATAACAGTTAAAGCACGGGTTACGCATAATTTAAAGGAAATCCTAGCCTTTTTAGATAAAAACCCATATTTAACGCGAATTGGCTTTTATTTATCGGCAAAAGCAGATGCAATTAAGGCACAAATTGTCGAGCAAATTCGAGACAATCTTGATTATGAGGTTAGGGCAGGTTATTTCCGTAAAGACATCGATACTTCTATGGTAGCAGAAAGCTTAGTTGGTATTATTGAGCGACTAACATTTACGAAAATATTAACAAAACAAAAAAGGCCAGAGGAAATAGCGAATGATATCGCCGATTTATTGTTGGAGGGTATCCGAAATAGAGAAGGCTAA
- a CDS encoding LacI family DNA-binding transcriptional regulator — translation MVSSKDVAKLAGVSQTTVSRVLNTPDLVKASTVNKVLKAIEQLNYIPNEQARLLVTSRTNTIALLSGPLHNPFFSDTTAAIVKYANSKGYKVDVQFVQDEELEHAYSKILERKVDGIILSCILYEDPFFEKLKRLDIPFITFNRKHQSNENFVEIDNEQAGYIAAQTLQTVGHKHIAYVGGHLTVSTYANRFKGALRVLGETIPEEYIYHSNTTRTSISQGIDYLLQQPTVPTAIIGASDSIALNVIDELLKRNIRVPEDISVIGIDNVELAAYEQIQLTTVGHATEKNLGLIAITKLTEMIENKKNSCVRITESVKLFNRKTVK, via the coding sequence ATCGTATCATCAAAAGATGTTGCAAAATTGGCTGGTGTATCACAGACGACGGTTTCACGTGTTTTGAATACTCCAGACCTAGTAAAAGCATCAACAGTTAATAAAGTGTTGAAAGCTATTGAGCAATTAAATTACATTCCAAATGAGCAGGCGAGACTGCTTGTAACAAGTCGAACAAATACAATTGCCTTATTATCTGGGCCATTACATAATCCTTTTTTCTCGGATACGACGGCTGCTATTGTCAAATATGCTAACAGTAAAGGGTATAAAGTAGACGTGCAATTTGTTCAGGATGAGGAATTGGAGCATGCCTATTCGAAAATTTTAGAACGAAAAGTGGACGGAATTATTTTATCTTGTATTTTGTATGAGGATCCTTTTTTTGAAAAACTCAAGAGATTGGATATCCCTTTTATTACATTTAATCGTAAGCATCAATCGAATGAAAACTTTGTTGAAATCGATAATGAACAGGCAGGCTATATCGCAGCACAAACATTACAAACGGTAGGGCATAAACATATTGCCTATGTAGGCGGTCATTTAACTGTTAGCACATACGCAAATCGTTTTAAAGGGGCGCTACGTGTGTTAGGGGAAACGATACCAGAGGAATATATATATCATTCGAATACAACGCGTACAAGTATTAGCCAAGGAATTGATTATTTATTACAGCAACCGACTGTACCAACGGCTATTATTGGTGCTTCTGACTCGATTGCATTAAATGTCATTGATGAATTGCTAAAACGAAATATTCGTGTGCCGGAAGATATAAGTGTTATCGGTATCGATAATGTGGAACTAGCCGCATATGAACAAATTCAATTGACGACAGTAGGGCATGCAACAGAAAAAAATTTAGGGTTAATCGCCATAACTAAGCTTACAGAAATGATTGAAAATAAAAAAAATTCTTGCGTGCGTATTACGGAATCTGTTAAACTCTTTAATAGAAAGACTGTAAAATAA
- a CDS encoding aldehyde dehydrogenase family protein, with protein sequence MQKKMYINGEWVSTASYTELKSPYTKETIAQIPQAAKEDIAAAVDAAENAQQAMANLTALERANILYSIAEAFVVKRLEAATIISQESSKPLKYALGEIDRTIETYRFAGDEAKRLVGEMIPMDAAKTGQNRFAYTLEQPLGIIAAITPFNFPQNLVAHKVGPAIAAGNTIVLKPASQTPLSALFLAEIIEQTVLPKGAFNVVLGSGGVVGDTLVENEKVKMITFTGSPAVGIRIKAKAGLKRVALELGSNSGLVVDQGVNIPHVVNKCVTGAFSNQGQVCISLQRIYVVEDVFETFVAEMVEKTKDLYIGSPLEETTDISAMIHEKEQQRALHWINEAVAEGATLLYGGTVKDGVLLPTILANVNPSSKVSCEEVFAPIVSINKISSIEEGIEAINDSDYGLQAGIFTKDIATAFAASKQLEVGGVVINDIPTYRVDQMPYGGVKQSGTGKEGVKYAIHEMTETKLVIWNQEGGL encoded by the coding sequence TTGCAAAAGAAAATGTATATCAATGGCGAGTGGGTTTCTACTGCAAGTTATACTGAACTAAAATCGCCATATACAAAGGAAACGATTGCGCAAATACCGCAAGCAGCAAAGGAGGATATCGCAGCTGCTGTTGATGCTGCTGAAAATGCACAACAAGCAATGGCGAATTTAACAGCACTAGAAAGAGCCAACATTCTTTATTCAATTGCTGAGGCTTTCGTAGTAAAGCGGTTAGAGGCAGCAACAATTATTTCCCAGGAAAGCTCCAAGCCATTAAAGTATGCGCTAGGTGAAATTGATCGCACGATTGAAACATATCGCTTTGCAGGTGATGAGGCAAAGCGTTTAGTTGGTGAGATGATTCCAATGGATGCGGCAAAAACAGGACAAAACCGCTTTGCTTATACGCTAGAACAACCACTAGGCATTATAGCAGCTATTACGCCATTCAACTTTCCACAAAATTTAGTGGCACATAAAGTTGGACCAGCTATTGCAGCTGGTAATACGATTGTTTTAAAGCCTGCGTCACAAACACCATTGTCAGCGTTGTTTTTAGCAGAAATTATTGAGCAAACAGTGTTGCCTAAAGGGGCATTTAATGTAGTGCTAGGAAGCGGTGGCGTCGTTGGTGATACGCTGGTGGAAAATGAAAAGGTAAAAATGATAACGTTTACAGGAAGTCCAGCAGTCGGCATTCGAATTAAAGCAAAGGCAGGGTTAAAACGTGTAGCGCTTGAGCTAGGCTCGAATTCAGGCTTGGTTGTAGATCAAGGTGTTAACATTCCGCATGTTGTCAATAAATGTGTGACAGGTGCATTTTCAAATCAAGGTCAAGTGTGCATTTCGCTACAGCGTATTTATGTTGTAGAGGATGTATTTGAGACATTTGTTGCAGAGATGGTAGAGAAAACGAAAGACTTGTATATAGGCTCTCCATTGGAAGAAACAACCGATATTTCAGCGATGATTCATGAAAAAGAGCAGCAGCGAGCATTGCATTGGATTAATGAAGCAGTAGCAGAAGGTGCAACTCTTCTATACGGTGGGACAGTTAAAGATGGCGTATTGTTACCTACAATTTTAGCGAATGTCAATCCGAGCTCTAAAGTAAGCTGTGAGGAAGTGTTTGCACCGATTGTTAGCATCAATAAAATTTCATCCATAGAGGAGGGGATTGAGGCAATCAACGATTCAGATTATGGCTTGCAGGCAGGTATTTTTACGAAGGATATTGCAACGGCATTTGCTGCCTCTAAACAGCTTGAAGTCGGTGGTGTAGTCATTAATGATATTCCAACATATCGCGTTGACCAAATGCCATATGGTGGCGTTAAACAAAGCGGAACAGGAAAAGAAGGCGTCAAATATGCCATTCATGAAATGACCGAAACAAAGCTTGTGATTTGGAATCAAGAAGGAGGGCTATAA